A single genomic interval of Tsukamurella paurometabola harbors:
- a CDS encoding MarR family winged helix-turn-helix transcriptional regulator has product MSTETPDEVWSLLVHAVIDSRSDWRRAVAERTGLPFSRLRVLKRLHRYGPLTLKEVAALADMDAPAATVAVNDLQARGHVERSVSPADRRVKVVTITDAGRAVVDAMASVEDPAPPAIRSLAPAELARLAELARSLAG; this is encoded by the coding sequence ATGTCCACTGAGACCCCGGACGAGGTGTGGAGCCTGCTGGTGCACGCCGTCATCGACAGTCGCTCGGACTGGCGCCGCGCGGTCGCCGAGCGCACCGGCCTCCCCTTCAGCCGGCTCCGCGTCCTCAAGCGGCTCCACCGCTACGGGCCGCTCACCCTCAAGGAGGTGGCCGCGCTGGCCGACATGGACGCGCCGGCGGCCACCGTCGCCGTCAACGACCTCCAGGCGCGCGGGCACGTCGAGCGGTCCGTCTCCCCCGCGGACCGGCGGGTCAAGGTCGTGACGATCACCGACGCCGGCCGCGCCGTCGTCGACGCCATGGCGTCGGTCGAGGACCCGGCGCCGCCGGCCATCCGGTCACTGGCTCCTGCGGAGCTGGCCCGGCTGGCCGAGCTCGCGCGCTCCCTGGCCGGGTAG
- a CDS encoding MFS transporter: MPTSNLGPGALRALVLVACSLSLLISSMDVTIVNVALPEIGRQMAASITHLQWVVDIYTLTLASLLVLSGATADRFGRRRVFRIGLTVFAAGSLLCSLAPTVDVLIAARGIQAVGGSMLTPVALSIVTAVFTEPAERARAIGLWGAVVGVSTAVGPLAGGVLIDTLGWRSVFWINLPICAAALALTYAVVPESKAAVPRSIDPLGQVLAIAVMFTAVFGLIERAPLMFALTTAALAAFIAHERRHPSPFIDLRFFRSIPFAAATLTAVSAFAGFGAFLFTMSLYLQNTRHFSAVQTGLMFLPMALSVLVASPVSGRLVARFGPRPSLLGAGLLMTCAALALTTVDAGTPVPELGIVFAVFGIGFGLVNAPITNSAVSGMPLDRAGAAAAVASTSRQLGVSLGVALSGLIAGAPLWWSVAGFALVVVALAVVSTGARAERSRARIAPLLASKETADVH; the protein is encoded by the coding sequence ATGCCTACAAGTAATTTGGGGCCGGGCGCTCTCCGCGCACTCGTCCTCGTGGCCTGCAGCCTGAGCCTGCTGATCTCGTCGATGGACGTCACGATCGTCAACGTCGCCCTCCCCGAGATCGGCCGGCAGATGGCCGCGTCGATCACCCACCTGCAGTGGGTCGTCGACATCTACACGCTCACACTGGCGAGCCTGCTCGTCCTCTCGGGCGCGACCGCCGACCGCTTCGGCCGGCGCCGGGTCTTCCGCATCGGGCTCACCGTCTTCGCGGCGGGGTCCCTGCTCTGCAGTCTCGCGCCCACCGTCGACGTGCTCATCGCCGCCCGCGGCATCCAGGCGGTCGGCGGCTCGATGCTCACCCCCGTGGCACTGTCCATCGTCACCGCCGTGTTCACCGAACCCGCCGAACGCGCCCGCGCGATCGGTCTGTGGGGGGCGGTCGTCGGGGTGTCGACCGCCGTCGGGCCCCTCGCGGGCGGTGTGCTCATCGACACCCTCGGCTGGCGGTCCGTGTTCTGGATCAACCTCCCGATCTGCGCCGCCGCACTCGCGCTCACCTACGCCGTGGTCCCCGAGTCCAAGGCCGCAGTGCCCCGCAGCATCGATCCGCTCGGCCAGGTGCTGGCGATCGCGGTCATGTTCACGGCGGTGTTCGGCCTCATCGAACGGGCGCCCCTGATGTTCGCCCTCACGACCGCAGCCCTCGCCGCGTTCATCGCACACGAGCGGCGGCACCCGTCGCCGTTCATCGACCTGCGCTTCTTCCGCAGCATCCCGTTCGCGGCGGCCACCCTCACCGCCGTCTCCGCGTTCGCGGGATTCGGCGCCTTCCTGTTCACGATGTCGCTGTACCTGCAGAACACGCGGCACTTCTCCGCCGTGCAGACGGGGCTGATGTTCCTGCCCATGGCGCTGTCCGTGCTCGTCGCCTCCCCCGTGTCCGGGCGACTCGTGGCACGGTTCGGGCCGCGCCCGTCGCTGCTCGGCGCGGGTCTGCTGATGACGTGCGCCGCACTCGCGCTGACCACCGTCGACGCGGGCACGCCCGTACCCGAACTGGGGATCGTGTTCGCGGTCTTCGGCATCGGCTTCGGACTCGTCAACGCGCCCATCACGAACTCCGCGGTCAGCGGAATGCCACTGGACCGGGCCGGCGCCGCGGCCGCCGTCGCCAGCACGAGCCGGCAGCTCGGCGTCAGCCTGGGCGTGGCGCTCTCGGGGCTCATCGCAGGCGCCCCGCTGTGGTGGTCCGTCGCGGGCTTCGCCCTGGTCGTCGTGGCGCTCGCCGTCGTGTCGACGGGTGCGCGCGCCGAACGCTCGCGCGCGCGGATCGCCCCGCTGCTCGCGTCGAAGGAGACGGCCGATGTCCACTGA
- a CDS encoding NfeD family protein, translated as MVTAFAVCAVVGILVLIASLILGDFEIGGVEVGSADAGLPWLSAPALAAAVGVFGVVGWPLSAGTSLSMPVVVGAAAASGVAAYGLLMLVLRAMRRAQTGTVAGLRAAVGTIGELSMEIPAGGWGRVSYIDSESVRATTTAVLVDSGASAPDGQQVLIVDVDGDRLVVQPLKTQA; from the coding sequence GTGGTTACCGCTTTCGCAGTCTGTGCCGTCGTCGGGATCCTGGTCCTGATCGCGTCACTGATCCTGGGGGACTTCGAGATCGGGGGAGTCGAGGTCGGCAGCGCCGACGCCGGCCTGCCCTGGTTGAGCGCGCCCGCACTGGCCGCCGCCGTCGGCGTCTTCGGGGTGGTGGGCTGGCCGCTCTCCGCCGGGACGTCGCTGTCGATGCCCGTCGTCGTGGGTGCGGCCGCCGCCTCCGGGGTCGCCGCGTACGGCCTGCTCATGCTGGTGCTCCGCGCGATGCGCCGGGCGCAGACCGGCACCGTCGCGGGGCTCCGCGCCGCGGTCGGAACGATCGGCGAACTCAGCATGGAGATCCCCGCCGGCGGCTGGGGGAGGGTGAGCTACATCGACTCGGAGTCGGTGCGCGCCACCACGACCGCCGTGCTGGTCGACTCCGGCGCCTCGGCGCCCGACGGTCAGCAGGTGCTGATCGTCGACGTCGACGGGGACCGCCTGGTGGTGCAGCCGCTCAAGACTCAGGCCTGA
- a CDS encoding flotillin family protein, with the protein MTVSILIAAGAAVIVILLALWIFFHNYIKSPPDQVAIFTGRGEMKVVRGGARFKVPGLERVDYMPLRPFEVRIALNNARSIDGVPVELQAVGLVRIGTTDEMTRTAAQRFLTANMAELENQINEILAGSLRGIAATMTVEHLNSNREALARGVVEEAGGDLARIGMEVDILKIAGIEDRNGYLESLGQKRIAEVKRDADIGKAEAERDSLIRSADARRAGEIAQTEAETAIAEAQQSRDVRIAQLRAQTEAQNAEADQAGPLAKARAEKNVGIALEEAEAARIEARTEVERKRRAQAEAALEADVIAPAEAQRQAAITRAEGERQSAILTAEARANSTRLDGESAADARKSAAAAVEAELRADAAGKLAQAEVHAESIRLEGESKATARKSAAEALEAELRADAAGKQAQAEAFNKYSADAARLLLVPQVLATIEGAVRSQSEATAAIDSINIIGGGQNDATGGLLGLSAQSIASIVSALRTQGIDLSKLLDGDAPAQAASVVGTPAAEAEAPVTVGDE; encoded by the coding sequence ATGACCGTATCGATCCTCATCGCGGCCGGTGCCGCGGTGATCGTGATCCTGCTGGCCCTGTGGATCTTCTTCCACAACTACATCAAGTCGCCGCCCGACCAGGTGGCCATCTTCACCGGCCGCGGCGAGATGAAGGTCGTGCGCGGCGGCGCCCGGTTCAAGGTGCCGGGGCTCGAGCGCGTCGACTACATGCCGCTGCGCCCGTTCGAAGTGCGCATCGCGCTCAACAACGCCCGCAGCATCGACGGCGTCCCCGTCGAACTGCAGGCCGTCGGCCTGGTGCGCATCGGCACCACCGACGAGATGACCCGCACCGCCGCGCAGCGGTTCCTCACCGCGAACATGGCGGAGCTCGAGAACCAGATCAACGAGATCCTGGCCGGCAGCCTCCGCGGCATCGCCGCGACCATGACCGTCGAGCACCTCAACAGCAACCGTGAGGCGCTCGCCCGCGGCGTGGTCGAGGAGGCGGGCGGCGACCTCGCCCGCATCGGCATGGAGGTCGACATCCTCAAGATCGCCGGGATCGAGGATCGCAACGGCTACCTCGAATCGCTCGGCCAGAAGCGCATCGCCGAGGTCAAGCGCGACGCGGACATCGGCAAGGCGGAGGCCGAGCGGGACTCGCTCATCCGGTCCGCCGACGCCCGCCGGGCCGGCGAGATCGCGCAGACCGAGGCCGAGACCGCGATCGCCGAGGCCCAGCAGAGCCGCGACGTGCGCATCGCCCAGCTCCGCGCCCAGACCGAGGCGCAGAACGCGGAGGCCGACCAGGCGGGGCCGCTCGCGAAGGCCCGCGCGGAGAAGAACGTCGGCATCGCGCTCGAGGAGGCCGAGGCCGCCCGGATCGAGGCCCGGACCGAGGTGGAGCGCAAGCGTCGAGCGCAGGCCGAGGCCGCGCTCGAGGCCGACGTGATCGCGCCCGCGGAGGCGCAGCGACAGGCCGCCATCACCCGCGCCGAGGGCGAACGCCAGTCGGCGATCCTCACCGCCGAGGCCCGCGCGAACTCGACCCGCCTGGACGGCGAATCGGCCGCCGACGCCCGCAAGTCGGCCGCCGCCGCCGTCGAGGCCGAGCTCCGCGCCGACGCGGCCGGCAAGCTCGCGCAGGCCGAGGTGCACGCCGAGTCCATCCGGCTCGAGGGCGAGTCGAAGGCGACGGCCCGGAAGTCCGCGGCGGAGGCCCTCGAGGCCGAGCTGCGCGCCGACGCGGCGGGCAAGCAGGCACAGGCCGAGGCCTTCAACAAGTACAGCGCCGACGCGGCGCGCCTGCTGCTGGTGCCGCAGGTGCTCGCGACGATCGAGGGCGCGGTCCGGTCCCAGTCCGAGGCCACCGCGGCGATCGACAGCATCAACATCATCGGCGGCGGCCAGAACGACGCCACCGGAGGCCTGCTCGGCCTGTCCGCGCAGTCGATCGCGTCCATCGTCTCCGCGCTCCGGACGCAGGGCATCGACCTGTCGAAGCTGCTCGACGGTGACGCGCCCGCGCAGGCCGCATCCGTCGTCGGCACTCCGGCCGCCGAGGCCGAGGCGCCGGTCACCGTCGGCGACGAGTAA
- a CDS encoding MarR family winged helix-turn-helix transcriptional regulator — protein sequence MKPGDAEALRLAVGLLEQRLRQLPAAGLRGSELFVLATVEALGADAFPTAIGDRLAMRRSNVSAAVADLRRRGFLQDDADGSDARRRPVALTARGREVLHARDAAQDAWLVETGSAQLTADEAARLRDAVPLLLRLAAGEDPPA from the coding sequence GTGAAGCCCGGCGACGCCGAGGCGCTCCGCCTCGCGGTGGGCCTGCTGGAGCAACGGCTCCGGCAGCTGCCCGCCGCGGGGCTCCGCGGCTCCGAACTGTTCGTGCTGGCCACGGTCGAGGCCCTCGGCGCGGACGCCTTCCCCACGGCGATCGGCGACCGGCTCGCGATGCGGCGATCGAACGTGTCCGCCGCCGTCGCCGACCTGCGTCGGCGCGGCTTCCTCCAGGACGACGCGGACGGTTCCGACGCGCGCCGGCGGCCCGTCGCCCTGACGGCGCGGGGCCGGGAGGTGCTCCACGCGCGCGACGCCGCCCAGGACGCCTGGCTGGTCGAGACCGGCAGTGCGCAGCTCACCGCCGACGAGGCCGCCCGGCTGCGCGATGCCGTGCCCCTGCTCCTGAGGCTGGCCGCGGGGGAGGATCCACCCGCATGA
- a CDS encoding DUF4395 domain-containing protein — translation MSGLFSFPNPVNEYAARATAGLVVVLAVVTIVAGQWWLYAALALGFALRVAGGPRYSPFGRLSVHVIAPKLGPAKLVPGPPKRFAQTIGLVFSTVALALFLTGNHVAAQVVLGLLVVAALLESAAGVCLGCIVFGWLQRRGVIPASVCEACAGVNTAPPTLTVPH, via the coding sequence GTGAGTGGTCTCTTCTCCTTCCCGAACCCGGTCAACGAGTACGCCGCCCGCGCGACCGCGGGCCTCGTGGTCGTCCTCGCGGTGGTGACCATCGTCGCCGGGCAGTGGTGGCTCTACGCCGCCCTCGCCCTCGGCTTCGCGCTGCGCGTCGCGGGCGGCCCGCGCTACTCGCCCTTCGGCCGGCTGTCCGTGCACGTCATCGCGCCGAAGCTCGGCCCGGCCAAGCTGGTGCCCGGCCCGCCGAAGCGGTTCGCGCAGACCATCGGCCTCGTCTTCTCGACGGTCGCGCTCGCGCTGTTCCTCACCGGGAACCACGTGGCGGCCCAGGTCGTGCTCGGCCTGCTGGTGGTGGCCGCGCTGTTGGAATCGGCGGCGGGCGTGTGCCTCGGCTGCATCGTCTTCGGGTGGCTGCAGCGCCGCGGCGTCATCCCCGCCTCGGTGTGCGAGGCCTGCGCGGGCGTGAACACCGCGCCGCCGACGCTCACCGTGCCGCACTAG
- a CDS encoding flavodoxin domain-containing protein gives MSVHIFYGSSTGTAEGAANAMYNVFAKAGSVELHDMMDGEIDALDPADFHVFSCATYGEGELPAGTTEFFEDLLEAAPDLSGLRFAVFGLGDTIYVDTYNAAGKTIVKHLTGLGATQVGDRFEHDNSGTDDVDEKAVEWAEEIVGLI, from the coding sequence ATGTCTGTTCACATCTTCTACGGTTCCTCGACCGGCACCGCCGAGGGCGCAGCGAACGCCATGTACAACGTGTTCGCCAAGGCCGGCTCCGTCGAGCTGCACGACATGATGGACGGCGAGATCGACGCGCTGGATCCCGCGGACTTCCACGTCTTCTCGTGCGCCACGTACGGCGAGGGCGAACTGCCCGCCGGCACCACCGAGTTCTTCGAGGATCTGCTCGAGGCGGCCCCCGACCTGTCGGGCCTGCGCTTCGCGGTCTTCGGGCTCGGCGACACCATCTACGTCGACACCTACAACGCCGCCGGCAAGACGATCGTCAAGCACCTCACGGGGCTGGGCGCCACCCAGGTGGGCGACCGCTTCGAGCACGACAACTCCGGCACCGACGATGTGGACGAGAAGGCCGTCGAGTGGGCCGAGGAGATCGTCGGCCTGATCTGA
- a CDS encoding alpha/beta fold hydrolase, with protein MAHATLVDGARLAYEVHPAATGATGPGVLLVAGQALAGSSWAPLVDDFRAAGPVITFDHRGIGASDDAFPRGWSTRDCAADALAVLDAARADGAIGEAVDVYGFSMGGRAAQWLAADHPARVRRLILGATTVGDAHGVARPSEVLRILVRSDRQALLELFFTPDWLAAHPEAAEAILAQPRSLPAQRAHFAASTDHDAAAALPWIEAPTLVLHGADDRMCPAENAEILRAGIDGARMRVYRGVRHGYHLQEPAATADALDFLTAP; from the coding sequence ATGGCTCACGCAACCCTGGTCGACGGCGCCCGGCTCGCCTACGAGGTCCACCCCGCGGCGACCGGCGCGACCGGCCCCGGGGTGCTGCTGGTCGCGGGCCAGGCACTCGCGGGATCGTCGTGGGCGCCGCTCGTCGACGACTTCCGCGCCGCCGGCCCCGTCATCACCTTCGATCACCGCGGCATCGGGGCGAGCGACGACGCCTTCCCCCGCGGGTGGAGCACCCGCGACTGCGCCGCCGACGCCCTCGCCGTTCTCGATGCGGCGCGCGCGGACGGCGCGATCGGCGAGGCCGTCGACGTGTACGGCTTCTCCATGGGCGGTCGCGCCGCGCAGTGGCTCGCCGCCGACCACCCCGCCCGGGTGCGGCGGCTGATCCTCGGTGCCACGACCGTCGGAGACGCGCACGGCGTCGCGCGCCCCAGCGAGGTGCTCCGGATCCTCGTCCGCTCGGACCGGCAGGCCCTGCTGGAGCTGTTCTTCACGCCCGACTGGCTCGCCGCGCATCCCGAGGCGGCCGAGGCCATCCTCGCGCAGCCGCGGTCGCTCCCGGCCCAGCGCGCACACTTCGCCGCGAGCACGGATCACGACGCAGCAGCGGCCCTGCCGTGGATCGAGGCGCCCACCCTGGTGCTGCACGGCGCCGACGACCGTATGTGCCCCGCCGAGAACGCCGAGATCCTGCGCGCCGGTATCGACGGTGCCCGGATGCGCGTGTACCGCGGTGTGCGGCACGGATACCACCTGCAGGAGCCGGCGGCCACCGCCGACGCCCTGGACTTCCTCACCGCGCCCTGA
- a CDS encoding alpha-hydroxy-acid oxidizing protein, producing MADYGSFQDGIYAEGLLAKHRHFPYTFGDLEARAQQVLDHSLFDYVRGGAGDETTQDANVSELRRYGFVPRMLRDRSVREMSTTFLGAELDAPVILCPVGVNGLVHENGDLEVARAAANLNVAAMYSTLSEAPLEEIADARGDSFAAFQLYPTKDDQLTDNLVRRADKAGFDALTITLDTGSLGWRPRDLRNGYIPFLRGRCLANYLSDPRFIELCGVENPPPLHAGIVWSSLFSKPTFSWDDVARIRRVTDLPIILKGICHAEDARKAAAEGVDAIACSNHGGRQANGGLPAIGHLEGVLDAGLPVTFDSGVRDGVDILRVVGLGATLAGIGRPYVYGLTLGGAAGVEHVLRSMLAEADLTMAADCLTTLADLHVVKR from the coding sequence ATGGCGGACTACGGCAGCTTCCAGGACGGGATCTACGCGGAAGGGCTGCTCGCGAAGCACCGCCACTTCCCCTACACCTTCGGCGACCTCGAGGCACGGGCGCAGCAGGTGCTCGACCACTCCCTGTTCGACTACGTGCGCGGCGGCGCCGGCGACGAGACGACCCAGGACGCGAACGTCTCGGAGCTGCGGCGCTACGGCTTCGTCCCGCGGATGCTCCGCGACCGCAGCGTGCGCGAGATGTCGACGACCTTCCTCGGTGCGGAGCTCGACGCCCCGGTGATCCTCTGCCCCGTCGGGGTGAACGGCCTCGTCCACGAGAACGGCGACCTCGAGGTCGCGCGCGCCGCCGCGAACCTGAACGTCGCCGCGATGTACTCGACGCTCTCGGAGGCGCCGCTGGAGGAGATCGCCGACGCCCGCGGCGACTCCTTCGCCGCCTTCCAGCTGTACCCGACGAAGGACGATCAGCTGACCGACAACCTGGTGCGCCGGGCCGACAAGGCCGGCTTCGACGCGCTCACCATCACCCTCGACACCGGCAGCCTGGGGTGGCGTCCGCGGGACCTGCGCAACGGCTACATCCCCTTCCTGCGCGGCCGGTGCCTCGCCAACTACCTGTCCGACCCGCGGTTCATCGAGCTGTGCGGCGTCGAGAACCCGCCGCCGCTGCACGCGGGGATCGTCTGGTCCTCCCTGTTCAGCAAGCCCACCTTCTCCTGGGACGACGTCGCGCGGATCCGCCGGGTCACGGACCTGCCGATCATCCTCAAGGGCATCTGCCACGCCGAGGACGCGCGGAAGGCGGCCGCGGAGGGAGTCGACGCGATCGCGTGCTCGAACCACGGCGGCCGGCAGGCCAACGGCGGGCTCCCGGCGATCGGCCACCTCGAGGGCGTCCTGGACGCGGGCCTTCCCGTCACCTTCGACAGCGGCGTCCGGGACGGCGTCGACATCCTCCGGGTGGTGGGCCTCGGCGCGACGCTCGCGGGCATCGGGCGCCCCTACGTCTACGGGCTCACCCTGGGCGGTGCGGCGGGAGTCGAGCACGTCCTCCGGTCGATGCTCGCCGAGGCCGACTTGACCATGGCCGCGGATTGCCTGACCACGCTCGCCGACCTGCACGTCGTCAAACGATGA